A window from Carbonactinospora thermoautotrophica encodes these proteins:
- a CDS encoding 4Fe-4S dicluster domain-containing protein, whose translation MTDGANRLYGPLDDVSREAGYPEHPPRMGFFTDTSVCIGCKACEVACKEWNAVPEDGLNWLGSSYDNTGSLGASTWRHVEFIEQVVPEAGPAPVDLGMPSVGPPAGGPKAEVRWLMASDVCKHCTHAACLDVCPTGALFRTEFGTVVVQSDVCNGCGYCVSACPYGVIDRRESDGLAWKCTMCYDRQKAGSTPACAQACPTESIQYGPLDELRERAQRRVEELHARGDPRARLYGHDPNDGVGGDGAFFLLLDEPEVYRLPPDPVVTTRDLKQEWAYVAGAALTLLTSVVGAFAGRRR comes from the coding sequence GTGACCGACGGAGCGAACCGACTGTACGGGCCGCTGGACGACGTCAGCCGCGAGGCGGGCTACCCCGAGCACCCGCCCCGGATGGGGTTCTTCACCGACACCTCCGTCTGCATCGGCTGCAAGGCCTGCGAGGTGGCGTGCAAGGAGTGGAACGCGGTCCCCGAGGACGGCCTGAACTGGCTCGGCTCTTCCTACGACAACACCGGCTCGCTGGGGGCGAGCACCTGGCGGCACGTGGAGTTCATCGAGCAGGTGGTGCCCGAGGCCGGCCCCGCGCCGGTCGACCTCGGTATGCCCTCGGTCGGCCCGCCGGCCGGCGGCCCGAAGGCCGAGGTGCGCTGGCTGATGGCGTCGGACGTGTGCAAGCACTGCACGCACGCCGCGTGCCTGGACGTGTGCCCGACCGGTGCCCTGTTCCGGACCGAGTTCGGCACGGTCGTGGTGCAGTCGGATGTCTGCAACGGCTGCGGATACTGCGTCTCCGCCTGTCCCTACGGGGTCATCGACCGGCGCGAGAGCGACGGCCTGGCCTGGAAGTGCACGATGTGCTACGACCGCCAGAAGGCGGGGAGCACCCCGGCGTGCGCCCAGGCGTGCCCGACCGAGTCGATCCAGTACGGGCCGCTGGACGAGCTGAGGGAACGGGCGCAGCGGCGGGTCGAGGAGCTGCACGCGCGAGGCGACCCGCGCGCCCGGCTGTACGGGCACGACCCGAACGACGGCGTCGGCGGGGACGGGGCGTTCTTCCTGCTACTGGACGAGCCGGAGGTGTATCGGCTCCCGCCGGACCCGGTCGTCACCACCCGCGACCTGAAGCAGGAGTGGGCCTACGTGGCGGGCGCGGCGCTCACCCTGCTGACCTCGGTGGTGGGCGCCTTCGCCGGGAGGCGGCGCTGA
- the fdh gene encoding formate dehydrogenase has protein sequence MGLWRRIGDQVAAWPVYRQLTGADPLGRGAAAQSEHSRELLARTERAEKVVRSICPYCAVGCGQRVYVSGGKVTQIEGDPDSPISRGRLCPKGAASKQLVTHPDRVTRVLYRRPYGTEWEPLELDTALDMIADRVIETRRDTWQEHDEEGRYLHRTLGIASLGGATLDNEENYLMKKLYTALGAIQVENQARIUHSSTVPGLGTSFGRGGATTFQQDLANADCIVIQGSNMAECHPVGFQWVMEAKARGATIIHVDPRFTRTSALADLYVPIRAGADIAFLGALVNHVLANGLDFREYVLAYTNAAAIVSEEFRDTEDLDGLFSGWDPQAETYDPSSWRYEGAEGGQRERGIRHQETARGDVYGAGSPEVPAKPRRDETLQHPRCVYQILKRHFARYTPELVERTCGIPPELFARVADTITANSGRERTTAFCYSVGWTQHTVGVQYIRTAAILQLLLGNIGRPGGGILALRGHASIQGSTDIPTLFNLLPGYLPMPHAHEPDLAAFVAAGVGKTGFWGNMRAYAVSLLKAWWGEAATADNDYCFDHLPRLTGSHGTYDTVVGQLDGTVKGYFVVGENPAVGSANAKLQRLGLANLDWLVVRDLVLVETATFWKNGPEIETGELRTPDIGTEVFFLPAASHVEKDGSFTNTQRLLQWRHKAVEPPGDARSELWFYYHLGRVIRRKLAGSTDPRDRAILDLTWDYPTEGDTAEPSADAVLAEISGFGPAGEPLSFYTQLADDGSTRCGCWIYCGVYADGVNQAARRKPGHEQSWVAPEWGWAWPGNRRILYNRASADPDGRPWSAQKAYVWWDEAARRWTGHDVPDFEEDKPPDYSPPPGAKAQHALSGRDPFIMQTDGKGWLYVPTGLVDGPLPAHYEPAEPPVPNPLYGQQQNPARQRYDRPGNRTVERPSPVFPYVFTTYRLTEHHTAGGMSRWLPYLSELQPEFFCEVSPELAAERGLEHGGWATIITPRTAIEARVLVTPRIRPLRVEGRTLHQIGLPYHWGANGLSTGDAANELLPFVLDPNVHIQESKAATCDIQPGRRPRGPALLELAADYRRRAGLPREEGS, from the coding sequence ATGGGCCTGTGGAGGCGGATCGGCGACCAGGTCGCCGCCTGGCCGGTGTACCGGCAGCTCACCGGCGCGGACCCGCTGGGGCGGGGCGCGGCGGCCCAGTCGGAACACAGCAGGGAGCTGCTGGCCCGCACGGAGCGGGCGGAGAAGGTCGTCCGCTCGATCTGCCCCTACTGCGCGGTCGGGTGCGGGCAGCGGGTGTACGTGTCGGGCGGGAAGGTGACGCAGATCGAGGGCGACCCGGACAGCCCCATCTCGCGCGGCCGGCTGTGCCCCAAGGGCGCGGCGAGCAAGCAGCTCGTCACCCACCCCGACCGCGTCACGCGGGTGCTGTACCGGCGGCCCTACGGCACCGAGTGGGAGCCGCTGGAGCTGGACACCGCGCTGGACATGATCGCCGACCGCGTGATCGAGACCAGGCGCGACACCTGGCAGGAACATGACGAGGAAGGCCGGTACCTCCACCGGACCCTGGGCATCGCGAGCCTCGGCGGGGCGACCCTCGACAACGAGGAGAACTACCTCATGAAGAAGCTCTACACCGCCCTGGGCGCGATCCAGGTGGAGAACCAGGCCCGCATATGACACTCCTCCACCGTCCCCGGTCTGGGGACCTCGTTCGGGCGCGGCGGCGCGACCACCTTCCAGCAGGACCTGGCCAACGCCGACTGCATCGTCATCCAAGGCTCGAACATGGCCGAGTGCCATCCGGTCGGGTTCCAGTGGGTGATGGAGGCGAAGGCGCGCGGAGCCACGATCATCCACGTCGACCCGCGGTTCACGCGGACGAGCGCGCTCGCGGACCTGTACGTCCCCATCCGGGCCGGTGCTGACATCGCGTTCCTCGGCGCGCTGGTCAACCACGTGCTGGCGAACGGGCTAGACTTCCGCGAGTACGTCCTGGCGTACACGAACGCGGCCGCGATCGTGTCGGAGGAGTTCCGCGACACCGAGGACCTGGACGGGCTGTTCTCCGGCTGGGACCCGCAGGCGGAGACGTACGACCCGTCGAGCTGGAGGTACGAGGGCGCCGAGGGCGGCCAGCGGGAGCGCGGGATCCGCCACCAGGAGACCGCGCGCGGCGACGTGTACGGCGCCGGCAGCCCGGAAGTGCCGGCCAAACCCCGGCGCGACGAGACGCTCCAGCACCCGCGGTGCGTGTACCAGATCCTCAAGCGGCACTTCGCCCGCTACACCCCCGAGCTGGTCGAGCGGACGTGCGGCATCCCACCCGAGCTGTTCGCGCGGGTGGCCGACACGATCACGGCGAACTCCGGGCGGGAACGCACCACGGCGTTCTGCTACTCGGTGGGCTGGACCCAGCACACGGTCGGCGTCCAGTACATCCGCACCGCGGCCATCCTGCAGTTGCTGCTGGGGAACATCGGCCGGCCCGGCGGGGGCATCCTGGCGCTGCGCGGGCACGCCAGCATCCAGGGCTCCACAGACATCCCGACGCTGTTCAACCTCCTGCCCGGGTACCTCCCGATGCCGCACGCGCACGAGCCTGACCTCGCCGCGTTCGTCGCGGCGGGCGTCGGCAAGACCGGTTTTTGGGGCAACATGCGCGCCTACGCGGTCAGCCTGCTCAAGGCGTGGTGGGGGGAGGCCGCCACCGCCGACAACGACTACTGCTTCGACCACCTGCCCCGGCTGACCGGCAGCCACGGCACCTACGACACGGTGGTGGGCCAGCTCGACGGCACGGTGAAGGGCTACTTCGTGGTGGGTGAGAACCCCGCCGTGGGATCGGCGAACGCGAAGCTGCAGCGGCTGGGGCTGGCCAACCTGGACTGGCTGGTCGTCCGCGACCTGGTGCTCGTCGAGACGGCCACCTTCTGGAAGAACGGGCCGGAGATAGAGACCGGGGAGCTGCGCACCCCGGACATCGGCACCGAGGTGTTCTTCCTGCCGGCCGCCTCCCATGTGGAGAAGGACGGCTCGTTCACCAACACCCAGCGCCTGCTGCAGTGGCGGCACAAGGCGGTCGAGCCGCCCGGGGACGCCCGCAGCGAGCTGTGGTTCTACTACCACCTGGGCCGGGTGATCCGGCGCAAGCTGGCCGGCTCCACCGACCCGCGCGACCGGGCGATCCTCGACCTGACCTGGGACTACCCCACCGAGGGCGACACCGCCGAACCTTCAGCCGACGCGGTGCTGGCCGAGATCAGCGGCTTCGGCCCGGCCGGCGAGCCGCTGTCCTTCTACACCCAGCTCGCCGACGACGGCTCGACCCGGTGCGGCTGCTGGATCTACTGCGGGGTGTACGCCGACGGGGTCAACCAGGCGGCGCGGCGCAAGCCCGGGCACGAGCAGAGCTGGGTCGCGCCCGAGTGGGGCTGGGCCTGGCCGGGCAACCGGCGCATCCTCTACAACCGCGCCTCCGCCGACCCGGACGGGCGCCCGTGGAGCGCGCAGAAGGCGTACGTGTGGTGGGACGAGGCCGCGAGGAGATGGACCGGCCACGACGTGCCCGACTTCGAGGAAGACAAGCCGCCCGACTACTCCCCGCCACCAGGCGCCAAGGCGCAGCACGCGCTGTCCGGCCGCGACCCGTTCATCATGCAGACCGACGGCAAGGGCTGGCTGTACGTGCCGACGGGCCTGGTGGACGGCCCGCTGCCAGCGCACTACGAGCCGGCCGAGCCGCCGGTGCCCAACCCGCTGTACGGGCAGCAGCAGAACCCCGCCCGCCAGCGGTACGACCGGCCCGGCAACCGGACCGTCGAGCGGCCGTCCCCGGTGTTCCCGTACGTGTTCACCACCTACCGGCTCACCGAACACCACACGGCGGGCGGCATGAGCCGCTGGCTGCCGTACCTGTCCGAGCTGCAACCGGAGTTCTTCTGCGAGGTCTCCCCTGAGCTGGCCGCCGAGCGCGGCCTGGAACACGGCGGCTGGGCCACGATCATCACCCCGCGCACGGCCATCGAGGCCCGGGTCCTGGTGACCCCCCGGATCCGGCCGCTGCGCGTGGAGGGGCGCACGCTGCACCAGATCGGCCTGCCCTACCACTGGGGCGCGAACGGGCTGAGCACCGGCGACGCGGCGAACGAGCTGCTGCCCTTCGTACTCGACCCGAACGTGCACATCCAGGAGAGCAAGGCGGCCACCTGCGACATCCAGCCCGGCCGGCGGCCGCGGGGACCCGCCCTGCTGGAGCTGGCGGCGGACTACCGGCGACGCGCCGGACTCCCGCGTGAGGAGGGATCGTGA
- a CDS encoding response regulator codes for MRVILCDPHLVFAEALAAMLRKRGCDAEVTTSPASALRAAAAGADVCVMDISFPGEDGVEGTRRILAAAPDVKIFVLTARTDPDAVRAAIDAGATGIASKQRGVRELIEAIERVADGETYCDPTLSEEPSENGGRYGERFLADFLTSRERQVLEYLVEGANTRRIARSMGITFATARTHVQAVLTKLGVHSRLEAAAFAVRNGIVPPRRERGA; via the coding sequence ATGCGCGTAATCCTCTGCGACCCCCACCTGGTCTTCGCCGAAGCGTTGGCGGCGATGCTGCGCAAGCGCGGCTGCGACGCCGAGGTCACGACGAGCCCCGCGTCAGCCCTCCGCGCTGCCGCGGCCGGCGCCGACGTGTGCGTCATGGACATCTCGTTCCCCGGCGAGGACGGCGTCGAAGGCACGCGTAGGATCCTGGCCGCGGCGCCGGACGTGAAGATCTTCGTGCTCACCGCGCGAACCGACCCGGACGCCGTACGCGCGGCCATCGACGCCGGGGCCACCGGGATCGCGTCCAAGCAGCGTGGAGTGCGCGAACTGATCGAGGCGATCGAACGGGTCGCGGACGGCGAGACCTACTGCGACCCGACGCTGTCCGAGGAACCGTCGGAGAACGGGGGACGCTACGGCGAACGGTTCCTGGCGGATTTCCTCACCTCCAGGGAACGCCAGGTGCTGGAGTACCTCGTCGAAGGGGCCAACACCCGCCGGATCGCCCGGAGCATGGGTATCACGTTCGCCACCGCCAGGACCCACGTCCAGGCTGTGCTGACCAAGCTTGGCGTGCATTCCAGGCTGGAAGCCGCGGCGTTCGCGGTGCGTAACGGAATCGTCCCGCCGCGGCGCGAGCGGGGAGCCTGA
- a CDS encoding response regulator transcription factor: MRRSRVVLCDEHRSFCEALAERLSGEADLEVVEVVHGFEDLLAALRRHRPDLLILDPVIASDGDPGPIAAVRHASPETAVIALTAETSPTAVAAALRAGAAGWLLKTISLAELVEAVRGVLREEYRVAPEVLSPALRAILAEDRASDQVTELIRRLTPREYQVLAYATQGLSSRAIAERLGLADSTVRKYIQRVLTKLQVHSILAAAALGRQAGLEKTDAVTPLRHKRRMP; this comes from the coding sequence GTGCGACGGTCACGAGTCGTCCTCTGCGACGAGCATCGCTCGTTCTGCGAAGCCCTCGCCGAGAGGCTTTCCGGGGAGGCGGATCTGGAGGTCGTCGAAGTGGTCCACGGGTTCGAGGACCTGCTCGCGGCGCTGCGACGGCACCGGCCCGACCTGCTCATCCTGGACCCCGTGATCGCCTCAGACGGTGACCCCGGCCCGATAGCGGCGGTGCGCCACGCCTCCCCGGAGACCGCCGTGATCGCGCTGACCGCCGAGACGTCCCCCACCGCAGTGGCGGCGGCCCTGCGCGCGGGTGCCGCCGGCTGGCTGCTCAAGACCATCAGCCTCGCCGAACTCGTCGAGGCCGTTCGCGGGGTACTGCGCGAGGAGTACCGGGTCGCGCCCGAGGTGCTGAGCCCGGCCCTGCGGGCCATCCTCGCCGAGGACCGGGCGTCTGATCAGGTCACGGAGCTGATCAGACGGCTGACGCCCCGGGAGTACCAGGTGTTGGCGTACGCGACGCAAGGGTTGTCCTCCCGCGCGATCGCTGAGCGCCTGGGCCTGGCGGACAGCACGGTACGCAAGTACATCCAGCGGGTACTGACCAAGCTACAGGTGCACAGCATCCTCGCCGCCGCGGCGCTGGGCCGCCAGGCGGGACTGGAGAAGACGGACGCCGTGACACCCCTGCGGCACAAGCGCCGGATGCCTTAG
- a CDS encoding helix-turn-helix domain-containing protein — protein sequence MSTGLRRRRLRLTKAWDRYVHRDRDSRTDELPEDLRPEIVASWERSADAVSPDVAEAPLADPEDTEKTWETTPLRTAVTRIEEDLRRAAEDGDLVVAVTDPSARILWTYGSRVMRRRAERVNFVPGGRWDEASVGTNALDLALRLDDVATVYSAEHFSSCVHGWVCWAAPVHDPVTGRQLGVLDLSTTWDRTHPMGTATAAAFARLLEQALPAERTAGRTAERTLPAAGDSGSVASRPAPRGVLELRLLGRAEARLDGGRLPLTRRQVEILALLALHPEGLSLDALHAQLYGDRSVSRATLKAEISHLRAVLGGGISSRPYRLEMPVRCDAGEVLECLREGRLVDAAAAYHGDLLAGTDAPGLAEFGAYLTVALREALLATPDPEAVLRYAAAAPHDVEVLERAVRALGDTPHAAGPLLRARLRMATGA from the coding sequence ATGTCGACAGGGCTTCGACGCCGACGGCTGCGGCTGACCAAGGCATGGGACCGGTACGTGCACCGGGACCGGGATTCGCGCACTGACGAGCTGCCCGAGGATCTGCGTCCGGAGATCGTCGCGAGCTGGGAGCGTTCCGCGGACGCGGTGAGCCCCGATGTGGCGGAGGCACCGCTGGCCGATCCGGAGGACACCGAAAAGACCTGGGAGACGACACCGCTGCGCACTGCGGTGACGCGGATCGAGGAGGACCTGCGCCGTGCGGCCGAGGACGGCGACCTGGTGGTCGCGGTCACGGACCCCTCGGCGCGGATCCTCTGGACGTACGGGAGCCGGGTCATGCGCCGGCGTGCCGAGCGGGTGAACTTCGTGCCGGGAGGACGGTGGGACGAGGCGAGCGTCGGAACCAACGCCCTCGACCTTGCGCTGCGGCTCGACGACGTGGCCACGGTGTACTCCGCCGAGCACTTCAGCTCGTGCGTCCACGGCTGGGTGTGCTGGGCGGCGCCGGTGCATGACCCGGTGACCGGACGGCAGCTCGGCGTCCTCGACCTCTCCACCACCTGGGACCGCACCCATCCGATGGGCACGGCCACGGCGGCCGCCTTCGCGAGGCTGCTGGAGCAGGCGCTGCCGGCAGAGCGGACGGCAGGGCGGACGGCAGAGCGGACGCTGCCGGCCGCAGGCGACAGCGGCTCCGTCGCCTCCCGGCCGGCTCCCCGGGGAGTGCTGGAGCTGCGCCTGCTCGGCCGGGCGGAAGCCCGGCTCGACGGCGGGCGGCTGCCGCTCACCCGCCGCCAGGTCGAGATCCTCGCGTTACTGGCGCTGCACCCGGAGGGCTTGAGCCTGGACGCCCTGCACGCGCAGCTCTACGGGGACCGGTCCGTGTCGCGGGCCACCCTCAAGGCGGAGATCTCGCACCTGCGGGCAGTGCTCGGCGGCGGCATCTCCTCGCGCCCGTACCGTCTGGAGATGCCGGTGCGCTGCGACGCGGGGGAGGTGCTGGAGTGCCTGCGCGAGGGGCGTCTCGTCGACGCCGCCGCGGCCTACCACGGCGACCTCCTCGCCGGGACCGACGCCCCGGGCCTCGCCGAGTTCGGCGCCTACCTCACGGTCGCGCTGCGGGAGGCGCTGCTCGCCACACCCGACCCTGAGGCGGTCCTCCGCTACGCCGCGGCCGCCCCGCACGACGTCGAGGTCCTGGAGCGCGCCGTCCGGGCGCTCGGCGACACCCCGCACGCCGCCGGGCCGCTGCTGCGGGCGCGGCTGCGCATGGCGACCGGCGCGTGA
- a CDS encoding serine/threonine-protein kinase: protein MTSREAPLPAGAFIAPGYEVVGLLNRNWAYEVYDVWSAERDCRCVAKTVRADRLDDHLVTRLLREGRLLQRMAHPHLVRAYETIKTPVPVVILETLNGPTLAAILDDQPRRMPVSDLALLGLHLCSAMHYLHGRGFLHLDLKPSNVINSGGVAKVLDLSIARPPGRQRPGIGTRGYLAPEQARGGEVTAATDVWGIGITLFEAATGALPFDGYDTDDEHDEEYPGDAHRYPQLEHAPRSVGALRRLPRPFTEAINACLAFDPSARPSVPQLADALDSLLPLEPGEAAHQLRAPDSGPPRKIRGVPPSHLAAEWSDGSAPGEGGSDREEASVA from the coding sequence ATGACCTCCCGTGAAGCGCCACTGCCCGCGGGCGCCTTCATCGCCCCCGGCTACGAAGTCGTCGGGCTGCTGAACCGCAACTGGGCGTACGAGGTCTACGACGTGTGGAGCGCCGAACGCGACTGCCGATGCGTCGCCAAGACCGTACGCGCCGACCGCCTCGACGACCACCTCGTCACCCGGCTGCTGCGGGAGGGCCGGCTCCTGCAGCGGATGGCCCACCCCCACCTGGTCCGCGCCTATGAGACGATCAAGACCCCGGTGCCCGTCGTCATCCTCGAAACGCTCAACGGGCCCACCCTTGCCGCGATACTCGACGACCAGCCCCGGCGCATGCCCGTGTCCGACCTGGCGCTCCTCGGGCTCCACCTCTGCTCGGCCATGCACTACCTGCACGGGCGCGGCTTCCTGCACCTGGACCTCAAACCCTCCAACGTCATCAACAGCGGAGGGGTGGCCAAGGTCCTCGACCTGAGCATCGCCCGGCCACCCGGCAGGCAGCGCCCCGGCATCGGCACCCGCGGCTACCTCGCCCCCGAACAGGCCCGCGGCGGCGAGGTGACCGCCGCCACCGACGTGTGGGGCATCGGCATCACCCTCTTCGAGGCCGCCACCGGCGCGCTCCCCTTCGACGGGTACGACACCGACGACGAGCACGACGAGGAGTACCCGGGCGACGCTCACCGATACCCGCAACTGGAGCACGCCCCCCGCTCCGTCGGCGCACTGCGCCGGCTGCCCCGCCCCTTCACCGAGGCCATCAACGCCTGTCTCGCGTTCGATCCCTCCGCCCGGCCGTCCGTCCCCCAGCTCGCCGACGCGCTGGACTCGCTGCTCCCCCTCGAACCGGGCGAGGCCGCCCACCAGCTCCGCGCCCCGGACAGCGGGCCGCCGCGCAAGATCCGTGGCGTACCGCCGTCCCACCTGGCCGCGGAGTGGTCAGACGGCTCCGCTCCCGGGGAAGGGGGGAGCGACAGGGAGGAAGCATCGGTGGCATGA
- the nrfD gene encoding NrfD/PsrC family molybdoenzyme membrane anchor subunit: MPKRERAMVPPAEFRSYYGRPVLKPPRWASPQMPGYLLLGGLAGASGAMAAVSGLTGWRSLARAGRWGSLLGAAAGSAALVEELGRPERFLNMLRVFKVTSPMSVGSWLLAAHGTLSGLAVAPDVVAPAGPLRLPGPLGPAARQVGRGAQAALALTGPALATYTAALLANTAVPAWHEARRELPFVFAGSAACSAAAVGMLAAPPAEAGPARRLAVVGALLELVAERRMTDRLGMVGEPYRTGRPGLLMRASRVLAAAGAATALLAGRPRGARVASAIAGVALLGGAACVRFAVYGAGKVSATDPRYVVVPQRERLQREADRAASSR, encoded by the coding sequence ATGCCCAAACGCGAGCGGGCGATGGTGCCGCCGGCCGAGTTCAGGTCGTACTACGGCCGGCCAGTCCTCAAGCCTCCCCGCTGGGCCAGCCCCCAGATGCCGGGGTACCTGCTGCTGGGCGGCCTGGCCGGCGCGTCGGGCGCGATGGCGGCGGTGAGCGGCCTGACCGGCTGGCGCTCGCTCGCCCGCGCCGGCCGGTGGGGCTCGCTGCTGGGCGCCGCCGCGGGCTCGGCCGCGCTGGTCGAGGAGCTGGGCCGGCCGGAGCGGTTCCTCAACATGCTGCGCGTGTTCAAGGTCACCTCGCCGATGAGCGTGGGCTCGTGGCTGCTCGCCGCGCACGGCACGCTGTCCGGCCTCGCGGTCGCGCCCGACGTGGTCGCGCCGGCGGGGCCGCTGCGCCTGCCCGGCCCGCTCGGGCCGGCCGCGCGGCAGGTCGGGCGGGGCGCGCAAGCCGCGCTGGCGCTGACCGGGCCGGCGCTGGCCACCTACACCGCGGCGCTGCTGGCCAACACCGCGGTGCCCGCCTGGCACGAGGCGCGGCGCGAGCTGCCGTTCGTGTTCGCCGGCAGCGCCGCCTGCTCCGCCGCCGCGGTCGGCATGCTCGCCGCACCCCCGGCGGAGGCCGGCCCCGCGCGGCGGCTCGCGGTCGTCGGCGCGCTGCTGGAGCTGGTCGCCGAACGTCGCATGACCGACCGGCTGGGCATGGTCGGCGAGCCGTACCGGACCGGGCGTCCCGGCCTGCTGATGCGCGCCTCCCGCGTGCTCGCCGCCGCCGGGGCGGCCACCGCGCTGCTGGCCGGGCGTCCCCGGGGTGCGCGCGTCGCCTCGGCGATCGCGGGCGTGGCCCTGCTCGGCGGCGCGGCCTGCGTCCGGTTCGCGGTCTACGGGGCCGGCAAGGTGTCGGCGACCGACCCGCGCTACGTCGTGGTCCCGCAGCGGGAGCGGCTGCAGCGGGAAGCGGACCGGGCCGCGTCCTCCCGCTGA
- a CDS encoding ABC transporter ATP-binding protein codes for MRGLFVVEEPDSELVGQAPPVPIRQIFARFWPYTRGLRKWLPVTLLFIALDPVLDAVGIWLFKLLVDEVLVPRDFDPFLPLAVAYIVLTLLSGAVSFADDVLSEWVGQRFVLSLRTDLFRHLQRLSLNFFDRRQLGDVLTRLTGDVQAIESFVLSGLAEAISSVLRLVVFVGVLLYLRWDLTLVALLVAPLFWVVARHFARLLKQASRERRRRSGSITAVAEESLGNVALVQSYNREGWELARFRRENLAKFRADMTAVRLQAFFSPLIDALELLGGLLVIGLGAWHLSRGELTLGGLLAFVAFLTQLYSPIRDLGRLANTVYAASAAAERVIEVLDERPAVVELPDARRPGRARGLVDVESLTFNYPGTARPALASVSFQARPGETLALVGASGAGKSTLAKLLLRFYDPTEGRIRVDGYDLRELNLEWLRENVAVLLQETLVFDGTVRDNIAYGRPDATEAEIIEAARAADAHEFIRALPDGYDTVLGQRGRLLSGGQRQRVAIARAMIRDAPILLLDEPTTGLDAEASQRILEPLRRLMRGRTTIVISHNLLTVTEADQIVVLEHGRVVETGRHAELLAANRGYAQLYRIHAASHDGIHPSLERP; via the coding sequence TTGCGGGGGCTGTTCGTGGTCGAGGAACCGGACTCAGAACTGGTGGGCCAGGCACCACCGGTGCCGATCCGGCAGATATTCGCGCGCTTCTGGCCCTACACCCGGGGCTTGCGCAAGTGGCTGCCGGTGACGTTGCTGTTCATCGCGCTCGACCCGGTGCTGGACGCGGTGGGGATCTGGTTGTTCAAGCTTCTCGTCGACGAGGTCCTGGTCCCTCGCGACTTCGATCCCTTCCTGCCGCTCGCGGTCGCCTACATCGTGTTGACGTTGCTGAGCGGAGCGGTGTCGTTCGCCGACGACGTGCTGTCGGAGTGGGTCGGCCAGCGCTTCGTGCTGTCGCTGCGTACCGACCTGTTCAGACACCTGCAACGGCTGTCGCTGAACTTCTTCGACCGGCGGCAGCTGGGGGATGTGCTGACGCGGCTGACCGGGGACGTCCAGGCGATCGAGAGCTTCGTGCTGTCGGGGTTGGCCGAGGCGATCTCCTCCGTGCTCCGGCTGGTCGTCTTCGTGGGGGTGCTGCTTTACCTCCGCTGGGACCTGACCCTCGTCGCCTTGCTGGTCGCTCCCCTGTTCTGGGTGGTGGCACGGCATTTCGCCCGCCTGCTCAAGCAGGCTTCACGGGAGCGGCGACGGCGCAGCGGTTCCATCACGGCGGTCGCGGAGGAATCCCTGGGCAACGTGGCGCTCGTGCAGTCCTACAACCGTGAGGGCTGGGAGCTGGCCCGGTTCCGCCGGGAGAACCTCGCCAAGTTCCGGGCGGACATGACGGCGGTCCGGTTGCAGGCTTTCTTCTCCCCGCTGATCGACGCGTTGGAGCTGCTCGGCGGCCTGCTGGTGATCGGGCTCGGCGCCTGGCACCTGTCGCGCGGAGAGCTCACGCTCGGCGGCCTGCTCGCGTTCGTCGCCTTCCTCACCCAGCTCTACAGCCCGATCCGCGATCTGGGGCGCCTGGCCAACACGGTGTACGCCGCATCCGCCGCCGCGGAGCGGGTCATCGAGGTCCTGGACGAACGGCCCGCCGTTGTCGAGCTGCCGGACGCCCGCAGGCCGGGCCGCGCCCGCGGGCTGGTCGACGTGGAGTCGCTGACCTTCAACTACCCGGGGACCGCGCGCCCGGCGCTTGCGTCGGTGTCGTTCCAAGCCCGTCCGGGTGAGACGTTGGCGCTGGTGGGCGCGAGCGGCGCCGGCAAGTCCACGCTGGCCAAGCTGCTGCTGCGCTTCTACGACCCCACCGAGGGCAGGATCCGCGTGGACGGGTACGACCTGCGGGAACTCAACCTGGAGTGGCTGCGGGAGAACGTCGCCGTGCTGCTGCAGGAGACCCTGGTGTTCGACGGCACGGTGCGCGACAACATCGCCTACGGGCGGCCGGACGCCACCGAGGCCGAGATCATCGAGGCGGCGCGGGCCGCCGATGCCCACGAGTTCATCCGTGCGCTCCCGGACGGGTACGACACCGTGCTGGGACAGCGCGGGCGCCTGCTGTCCGGAGGGCAGCGGCAGCGGGTCGCCATCGCTCGGGCCATGATCCGCGACGCCCCGATCCTGCTCCTGGACGAGCCCACCACCGGGCTGGACGCCGAAGCCAGCCAGCGCATCCTGGAGCCGCTGCGGCGACTCATGCGCGGCCGTACCACGATCGTCATCTCGCACAACCTGCTCACCGTGACCGAGGCCGATCAGATCGTCGTGCTCGAGCACGGGCGCGTGGTGGAGACCGGCCGGCACGCCGAGCTGCTCGCCGCGAACCGCGGGTACGCCCAGCTCTACCGCATCCACGCCGCGTCACATGACGGCATCCACCCCTCTTTGGAGCGGCCATGA